The Syntrophorhabdus sp. region GTTGCGTGTGATGACCCCGGGAGGAGTTTGCTCAGACCCTTCAGGATGGCTTCGGCGATGACCTCGTGGCCCCTGTCGTTGGGGTATCTCGGGTCGGGGCCAGTAAGGTCTTTGCCCGTGAGACCCTTCTCTTCCAGGTAGCCCGCGAAATGATGGTGCACCGGTATCAGAAGGCAGTCAAGGTCGGAGGCGACTGTGCTGAGGGAGCGGTAGAAGATGTTGACGGCATCCATGTCGTAGGGGTCGTCGAAGGTATGCGATGTGGCAAGGACGACCTGAGGACCGAATCGCAGCCTTGCCAGCCGTATCATCTGCACCAGGTTCTCCTGGAACTCCGAGCGATACACGCCCTGAAACGCATCGTCGACGCCGAAACTAAACAGCAGGATGTCGGGCCGAAAGGGATCGATATCCACAACGAACGTCGCGACGCCATCGAAGGTGGTCTCCCTGTGCCTCGACCTCACGATGACCTCCACCGCCCTCGGGAGAAGGCGTTCCGCCACAATATCGGCATACCGCCGCGTCGCGCCATAACCGGCCGCAATGCTCCCCCCGCGGATAAGTAACTTCATCCCTCACCCCCTGCCAGACGGTCCGTACCCATGATCT contains the following coding sequences:
- a CDS encoding SGNH/GDSL hydrolase family protein, with amino-acid sequence MKLLIRGGSIAAGYGATRRYADIVAERLLPRAVEVIVRSRHRETTFDGVATFVVDIDPFRPDILLFSFGVDDAFQGVYRSEFQENLVQMIRLARLRFGPQVVLATSHTFDDPYDMDAVNIFYRSLSTVASDLDCLLIPVHHHFAGYLEEKGLTGKDLTGPDPRYPNDRGHEVIAEAILKGLSKLLPGSSHATEDR